Proteins from a genomic interval of Desulfurobacterium sp. TC5-1:
- the groES gene encoding co-chaperone GroES: MKLKPLYDRVVVKKVEMEQKTAGGIILPDTAKEESQIGEVVAVGEGKLLDNGEVRPLKVKAGDRVLYSKYAGNEVELDGEKYLIIREEDILAIVE, translated from the coding sequence ATGAAGTTAAAGCCTCTCTACGATAGGGTGGTTGTAAAGAAAGTTGAGATGGAGCAGAAGACCGCTGGTGGAATTATCCTTCCAGATACCGCTAAGGAAGAGTCTCAAATTGGAGAAGTTGTTGCCGTTGGTGAAGGGAAACTTCTTGACAACGGTGAGGTAAGACCTCTCAAGGTTAAAGCCGGTGACAGGGTTCTCTACAGCAAGTATGCAGGGAACGAAGTTGAGCTTGATGGTGAAAAGTATCTCATCATCAGAGAAGAAGACATCCTTGCCATCGTTGAGTAA
- a CDS encoding prepilin-type N-terminal cleavage/methylation domain-containing protein has translation MNKRGAFSLIELLIVISIISILSLVAVQTFVNYKEKAVVSRVQSDLITCAGELMAQFANNGTLTKVCRVYDSSDTCTLVIDFSNASNSSAANSYIKIANSNCTFHVHGIKIVCDIDTAYGHVNGFIHCYQTP, from the coding sequence ATGAACAAAAGGGGGGCTTTTTCATTAATAGAACTTCTTATTGTTATTTCCATTATTTCTATACTTTCACTGGTGGCTGTTCAAACATTTGTTAATTATAAAGAAAAAGCTGTTGTTTCAAGAGTGCAGTCAGACTTGATTACCTGTGCCGGAGAGCTTATGGCTCAGTTTGCCAATAACGGAACACTTACAAAGGTATGTAGAGTTTATGATTCCAGTGATACCTGTACTCTGGTAATTGATTTTAGTAATGCTTCAAATTCTTCTGCGGCAAACTCTTACATTAAAATTGCCAATTCTAACTGCACTTTCCACGTTCACGGAATAAAAATCGTTTGTGATATCGATACTGCTTACGGACATGTAAACGGTTTTATTCATTGTTATCAAACTCCCTGA
- a CDS encoding prepilin-type N-terminal cleavage/methylation domain-containing protein has product MRKAFTLVELLIVVAIIAILAAIAIPQYTNYVRKAAAANVQSTLASCVTAALAQFADTGNTTYICPVKDDNNTNATITLNSTGTLTGISPTTFKVKGHNVSCSVDSNTNTITCTPQ; this is encoded by the coding sequence ATGAGAAAGGCGTTTACGCTGGTAGAACTTCTCATCGTCGTGGCAATTATTGCAATCCTTGCCGCGATTGCTATTCCGCAGTACACCAACTATGTAAGAAAGGCGGCTGCGGCAAATGTTCAATCAACGCTGGCTTCCTGCGTTACTGCAGCCTTGGCTCAGTTTGCCGATACGGGCAATACAACTTATATCTGCCCAGTGAAAGATGATAACAATACAAACGCTACTATTACATTAAATTCTACCGGTACACTTACAGGTATTAGTCCAACAACTTTTAAAGTGAAAGGTCATAATGTTTCTTGTTCCGTTGACAGTAATACAAATACCATTACTTGCACGCCACAATAA
- the rfaE1 gene encoding D-glycero-beta-D-manno-heptose-7-phosphate kinase, which yields MKGITKKFRGKKILVIGDLMIDEYISGKVERISPEAPVPVVEAKETTAKPGGAANVAVNLKTLGAKPIVLGVVGNDEKGKMLEQMLKKRGIDTSLLIKDETRPTTVKTRIIAGAQQLLRVDWESKEYLNREIVLKIIEEFREDFRNFDGIIISDYGKGVITEELFKAAAEVKKSGKIVTLDPKERNFHLYHDVTAMTPNMKETYQAVGIYPETEETAEKAGKKLIEKFKLDFALITRSEKGMSLIKRDKSYHIPAKAKQVYDVTGAGDTVIAVFTLSLVAGASPEKAAEIANIAGGIVVGKLGTAFVKPEEIEKAIEEGA from the coding sequence GTGAAAGGAATAACCAAAAAGTTCAGAGGAAAGAAAATACTGGTTATCGGCGATCTGATGATAGACGAGTACATTTCTGGAAAGGTTGAAAGGATTTCACCGGAAGCACCCGTTCCGGTTGTGGAGGCAAAAGAGACAACGGCAAAACCGGGAGGTGCGGCAAACGTTGCGGTAAACTTAAAAACGCTGGGAGCAAAGCCTATCGTTCTTGGCGTGGTTGGAAACGATGAAAAGGGAAAGATGTTAGAGCAGATGCTGAAAAAAAGAGGAATTGACACTTCCCTTCTGATAAAGGATGAAACGAGGCCGACAACCGTAAAAACAAGAATCATAGCCGGCGCTCAGCAGCTTCTTAGAGTTGATTGGGAATCAAAAGAGTATTTAAACAGGGAGATTGTCCTTAAAATAATAGAAGAGTTCAGGGAAGATTTCAGGAACTTTGACGGAATAATTATTTCAGATTACGGAAAAGGGGTTATTACAGAAGAGCTTTTTAAAGCTGCAGCAGAAGTAAAAAAAAGCGGCAAAATTGTAACCCTTGACCCTAAAGAGAGAAATTTTCATCTCTACCACGATGTAACAGCTATGACGCCAAACATGAAAGAGACATACCAGGCTGTCGGCATATACCCTGAAACGGAAGAAACTGCAGAAAAAGCCGGAAAAAAACTGATTGAAAAGTTTAAGCTTGATTTTGCACTGATAACAAGAAGCGAAAAAGGCATGAGCCTGATAAAGAGAGACAAAAGCTACCACATACCGGCAAAAGCCAAGCAGGTTTATGATGTTACAGGAGCCGGAGATACGGTTATAGCGGTTTTCACTCTATCTTTAGTTGCCGGCGCATCACCGGAAAAAGCCGCGGAAATTGCAAACATTGCAGGCGGAATTGTTGTAGGAAAGTTAGGGACAGCCTTTGTTAAACCTGAAGAAATTGAAAAAGCAATAGAGGAAGGGGCGTAA